One Planctomycetota bacterium genomic region harbors:
- a CDS encoding prepilin-type N-terminal cleavage/methylation domain-containing protein yields MNSYDLNEKNLNGFTLVELVLAIVILTIGIMALMTNIMPAMKLEETSRSFDIAKSAATDKLEEIAGYDFDSICTVYSGTNFAASELGDNAGYISIDNSNTELLDITVTISWWSGAFPNTPLSLQMKTMLTRSDQ; encoded by the coding sequence ATGAATAGCTACGACTTAAACGAAAAGAATTTAAACGGGTTCACTTTAGTAGAACTCGTTTTAGCCATTGTGATTTTAACCATAGGCATCATGGCTCTCATGACAAACATCATGCCGGCGATGAAGTTGGAAGAAACCTCGCGGAGCTTTGACATTGCCAAATCTGCGGCAACCGATAAGCTGGAAGAAATCGCCGGATATGATTTTGACAGCATCTGCACCGTATATAGCGGCACCAATTTTGCGGCAAGCGAACTGGGCGATAACGCCGGTTATATCAGTATAGATAACTCCAATACGGAACTGCTCGATATAACCGTAACTATCAGCTGGTGGAGCGGGGCTTTTCCGAATACACCCTTAAGCTTACAGATGAAAACAATGCTCACGAGGTCAGACCAATGA
- a CDS encoding type II secretion system protein — protein sequence MIKSKTKCRGFTLTELIITMVILAIVLTTVLTMLFQSQESFDFASAKSSLETRSSLLIDRLTQHLPECKIVSAPVTGTHHGSITIQIPVLVTGTYWSADGASINWGANNQPGWTITYQYVVSNTLVEATTGFDYNGDGDLGETYDSGEIQMVFKDSGGTVQGTHPIGADIVTVHTDWENDLDGNGALDPIFYRVDQSGNENTINGNRIIVNFYMIAIDGKGRVIFMNKKESRTLRNPQ from the coding sequence ATGATTAAGAGTAAAACAAAATGCCGGGGGTTCACTTTGACGGAGTTGATCATCACCATGGTAATATTGGCCATTGTTTTAACTACGGTATTAACCATGCTTTTCCAAAGCCAGGAAAGTTTCGATTTTGCCAGCGCTAAGTCGTCTCTGGAAACACGCTCATCATTACTGATTGACCGGCTGACCCAGCACCTGCCGGAATGTAAAATAGTTTCAGCACCGGTTACCGGCACCCACCACGGTTCCATTACCATCCAGATACCTGTCTTGGTAACCGGCACTTACTGGTCTGCGGATGGCGCCTCCATTAACTGGGGAGCTAATAACCAACCGGGATGGACGATAACATACCAGTATGTCGTTTCAAACACTCTTGTTGAAGCTACAACCGGCTTTGATTATAATGGTGATGGCGACCTCGGAGAAACCTACGACTCCGGCGAAATCCAGATGGTCTTTAAGGATTCAGGCGGCACCGTGCAAGGCACTCACCCCATAGGCGCGGATATCGTCACGGTTCATACTGATTGGGAAAACGATTTAGACGGCAACGGCGCGCTTGACCCTATATTTTACCGTGTCGACCAATCAGGGAATGAAAACACGATTAACGGAAACAGGATTATCGTTAATTTCTATATGATTGCCATAGACGGAAAAGGACGTGTCATATTCATGAATAAAAAAGAATCCAGAACTTTGAGGAATCCGCAATGA
- a CDS encoding YgiT-type zinc finger protein, with protein sequence MKCANCGHEIAEIKSRYTINRYGYQLSLEGVPAFGCQACGARYFKEEEVDAIQRLLEHLDKDFRKVLAIAG encoded by the coding sequence ATGAAATGCGCAAATTGCGGGCACGAAATAGCGGAAATTAAGTCCAGGTATACCATTAACCGTTATGGATACCAGTTATCCCTGGAAGGGGTGCCGGCGTTTGGCTGCCAGGCATGCGGGGCAAGGTATTTCAAGGAGGAAGAGGTAGATGCCATCCAGCGTTTGCTGGAGCATCTGGATAAGGATTTTAGAAAGGTATTAGCAATAGCGGGATAA
- a CDS encoding HEAT repeat domain-containing protein — protein MKLKLLVISCLLLVVLFVVTSIFPLSADTVVLKNGSTLEGIVVSEDDESIILDADDMKMTIKKKDIESITKSEYVPPSESYKPPQEKPDDLQHSSEVTPVKPITPTDPTISTSSSDPGNITGIALSDDGKTPEQIEINNILKKLVDPNEKEPWKISPELTEKGKSDISYLISLMVSPSNNVNIRRWIIYALGQIMSSSDPESSVGEKTATALKGVLSDPDEIIRSATVEALGHFKPPEKLSHLKEEKDTLGQLKSLMKSIMETDTSVSVRFQAINNIAAWYDFSAVPSLIKALASEDGTIRSAASDALVKFINLPQEEQPKYTKITYDIIPMLIPKLRENQLVIRKEILAILGKVKDKRAFDVLRQLITDQNPEIRMLAVVALGSMVDKETVDILLDMMESDSDKATRIQILQVLQTIKIEASIPRIIEILKDPDKEIRYSASRALRQITGKALGATYELWKDWWDKLQGIK, from the coding sequence ATGAAATTAAAGTTATTAGTTATTAGTTGTTTGTTGTTAGTAGTGCTGTTTGTAGTTACATCTATTTTCCCGTTATCCGCAGATACAGTGGTTCTAAAAAACGGCTCAACACTGGAGGGAATAGTCGTTTCCGAAGACGACGAATCGATTATCCTTGATGCGGATGACATGAAAATGACCATTAAAAAGAAGGATATTGAATCTATTACCAAATCCGAATATGTTCCGCCTTCGGAAAGCTACAAACCGCCCCAGGAAAAACCGGACGACTTACAGCATTCATCTGAGGTAACACCGGTAAAACCGATTACACCCACAGACCCAACAATATCAACTTCCTCTTCAGATCCCGGCAACATAACTGGTATTGCCTTAAGCGATGACGGTAAAACCCCGGAACAAATAGAGATAAACAATATCCTAAAGAAACTCGTGGATCCGAACGAAAAAGAGCCCTGGAAAATATCGCCTGAATTAACTGAAAAAGGGAAAAGCGATATTTCCTACCTGATATCATTGATGGTTTCCCCTTCAAATAACGTCAATATTCGGCGTTGGATTATTTACGCCCTGGGACAAATCATGAGCTCCAGCGACCCCGAAAGCAGCGTCGGGGAAAAAACCGCCACTGCGCTTAAAGGGGTATTATCAGACCCTGATGAGATAATCCGTTCTGCGACAGTGGAAGCACTGGGACATTTCAAGCCGCCCGAAAAGCTCTCTCATTTAAAAGAGGAGAAAGACACTTTGGGTCAGCTTAAAAGCCTGATGAAATCCATCATGGAAACCGACACTTCAGTTTCCGTCCGTTTCCAGGCGATTAATAACATTGCCGCCTGGTATGATTTTTCCGCTGTCCCTTCTTTAATTAAAGCGCTTGCCAGCGAGGACGGCACAATCCGTTCCGCCGCTTCAGATGCTCTGGTAAAATTCATCAATTTGCCCCAGGAAGAGCAACCCAAATATACAAAAATCACTTACGATATAATCCCTATGCTAATTCCTAAATTAAGAGAGAATCAATTGGTCATCCGTAAGGAAATATTGGCGATTCTGGGCAAAGTAAAAGATAAACGTGCCTTTGACGTCTTAAGACAACTGATTACCGACCAGAATCCGGAAATCAGGATGCTTGCCGTAGTCGCTTTGGGAAGCATGGTAGATAAAGAAACCGTTGATATCCTGCTTGATATGATGGAATCGGATTCCGACAAAGCAACGCGAATACAAATATTGCAGGTATTACAAACCATCAAGATTGAGGCATCTATTCCGCGCATTATTGAAATCCTTAAAGACCCTGATAAGGAAATCCGCTATTCCGCCTCGCGGGCATTGCGGCAAATCACCGGGAAGGCATTAGGCGCCACCTATGAATTATGGAAAGACTGGTGGGATAAACTGCAGGGGATTAAGTAA
- a CDS encoding prepilin-type N-terminal cleavage/methylation domain-containing protein, which yields MKYNKISGQLRQRRPASPKRGERVEAGLTLVEMMIVISLLSLVMIASYELISSINVSSENLQATSFMTEWGQKTIDQINLEVTQSRMVYENNSLGIDYHTGLQLDASYPVLTGTLLPQIDQTGTFRLDTTVSRTGNALLFIQEMNPFSTTVGGALRRLNVYRLVYYYLSPNNTSFAGRPSSLRLIRWQSKEFADYEQIMAMSAVISRATMADALYSQRGITYFWLPRNTPDTAFYEYDTDDIDDADDDNIDDAPNNLYVVQRDNSYSIIGYLGFGTSSVAWNKTADFPVPVAVPKFGIADQAGAGFPHGFEVQIIGPTGARQVMVRLVIAYFTPTNKALYGWESSTIAVMHEF from the coding sequence ATGAAGTATAATAAGATAAGCGGCCAGCTTCGCCAAAGACGGCCCGCTTCGCCGAAGCGAGGCGAGCGAGTCGAGGCGGGGTTAACACTGGTTGAAATGATGATAGTTATCTCCTTGCTATCCCTGGTCATGATAGCTTCCTATGAGCTGATTTCTTCTATCAACGTATCGAGCGAAAATTTACAGGCCACTTCCTTTATGACCGAATGGGGGCAGAAAACGATTGACCAGATTAACCTGGAAGTGACTCAATCACGGATGGTTTATGAGAATAATTCGCTGGGGATTGATTACCATACCGGGTTACAGCTTGATGCGTCTTATCCGGTCCTTACCGGAACCCTTTTGCCCCAGATAGACCAGACCGGGACCTTCCGGTTGGATACCACGGTCAGCCGGACCGGTAATGCCCTGTTATTTATACAGGAAATGAACCCTTTCAGCACAACCGTAGGCGGCGCTCTCCGGCGGCTAAATGTTTACCGCTTGGTTTATTATTATCTTTCCCCTAATAACACCTCTTTTGCAGGCAGGCCTTCAAGCCTGCGTTTGATAAGATGGCAGAGCAAGGAGTTTGCCGATTATGAGCAGATAATGGCGATGTCCGCGGTTATTTCCCGCGCGACCATGGCTGATGCTTTATATAGCCAGCGTGGAATAACTTATTTCTGGCTCCCGCGCAACACGCCTGATACGGCTTTTTATGAGTATGATACCGATGATATAGATGATGCCGATGATGATAATATCGATGATGCGCCTAATAATTTATATGTGGTCCAGAGAGATAATTCTTATAGTATAATAGGCTATTTGGGGTTTGGGACGAGCAGTGTTGCCTGGAACAAAACTGCTGATTTCCCTGTCCCGGTCGCGGTGCCTAAATTCGGTATTGCAGACCAGGCTGGCGCCGGCTTCCCGCACGGGTTTGAGGTGCAGATTATCGGACCGACCGGCGCGCGCCAGGTGATGGTTCGTTTGGTGATTGCCTATTTTACACCTACCAACAAAGCGTTATACGGCTGGGAAAGCTCCACCATCGCCGTCATGCACGAGTTTTGA